A part of Sediminispirochaeta bajacaliforniensis DSM 16054 genomic DNA contains:
- a CDS encoding ABC transporter ATP-binding protein: MPEKKKEFVLQRFLPYMGKKKALLPLALVLSGISAILNILPFVLVWYITRNILSNPSAVDMTRVGFYAWVAFACALGGVVFYFCALMSSHLAAFRVEVGMQKIGMQKILSMPLGFFDKHSSGKIRKIVNDGAGTTHTFLAHQLPDMAGSIISPIILLVLLLVVDWRMGLASLFPIILGFITMKFMMSSQGKTFQKKYFDSLEEMSSESVEYIRGIPVVKTFGQSIFSFKRFHDSIIRYKEMVHAYTLLWRRPMSFYTAIMESAGFFLIPIAILLIGRGAEIPLVLADFVFYMLISPIFTLLLMRSMYFQQNAMIAEQAIDRLDKLLQYPGLGYSEITKEIMNHRLEFKDVVFSYEGSDQPALDGVSFTLHEGETIALVGASGGGKTTIARLAARFWDVDEGEILVGGINVKDIPRKELMDTISFVFQTTRLFKGPLRENIVFGKKNVDDDTISQAIDSSQSREIIDKLPDGLDTVIGSKGTYLSGGEQQRIALARAIVKDAPIVLLDEATAFADPENEHLIQKALKELSRGKTTLMIAHRLTTVQHVDRILVIERGRIAEEGSHQQLLDNGGIYKTMWDEYQRSVAWKIAAKETVGIGE; encoded by the coding sequence ATGCCTGAAAAGAAAAAAGAATTTGTCTTACAGCGGTTTTTACCTTATATGGGTAAAAAGAAAGCGCTTTTGCCTTTGGCTTTGGTATTATCGGGAATTTCCGCAATACTCAATATCCTGCCTTTTGTGCTGGTATGGTACATAACACGCAATATCCTCTCAAACCCTTCGGCGGTTGACATGACCCGTGTCGGCTTCTATGCATGGGTAGCGTTTGCCTGTGCCTTGGGCGGTGTTGTCTTTTACTTCTGTGCGCTTATGAGCTCCCACCTTGCTGCCTTTCGGGTGGAGGTAGGTATGCAGAAGATCGGCATGCAAAAGATCCTGTCGATGCCGCTGGGCTTTTTCGATAAGCACTCCAGTGGAAAAATCCGAAAGATCGTAAACGACGGGGCCGGTACGACACACACCTTTTTGGCGCATCAGCTTCCTGATATGGCGGGCAGTATCATCTCTCCCATAATCCTTTTGGTGCTGCTGCTTGTCGTGGACTGGAGGATGGGGCTTGCGTCCCTTTTCCCCATTATTCTGGGATTCATCACCATGAAATTCATGATGAGCTCTCAGGGAAAAACGTTCCAAAAGAAGTATTTCGATTCTCTGGAGGAGATGAGCTCGGAATCCGTGGAATATATCCGCGGTATTCCGGTTGTGAAAACCTTCGGACAAAGTATTTTTTCATTTAAGCGTTTTCACGACAGCATTATCCGATATAAGGAGATGGTGCATGCCTATACACTGCTCTGGCGAAGGCCCATGTCGTTTTATACCGCGATTATGGAATCCGCCGGCTTCTTTTTAATTCCCATTGCAATCCTATTAATCGGAAGGGGAGCCGAGATCCCTCTCGTGCTGGCCGATTTCGTCTTTTACATGTTGATTTCTCCTATCTTTACCCTGCTCTTGATGCGTTCCATGTATTTTCAGCAGAATGCAATGATCGCGGAACAAGCCATCGACAGACTGGATAAGCTTTTACAGTATCCGGGCCTTGGCTATAGCGAAATCACAAAAGAAATTATGAATCACCGTCTGGAATTCAAGGATGTTGTATTTTCCTACGAAGGCAGTGATCAGCCCGCCCTTGATGGTGTCAGCTTTACACTACACGAAGGCGAAACAATTGCCCTGGTCGGCGCATCGGGGGGAGGCAAAACAACCATTGCCCGGCTGGCTGCGCGTTTCTGGGATGTGGATGAGGGGGAAATCCTGGTCGGAGGGATAAATGTCAAGGATATCCCCAGGAAAGAACTGATGGATACGATCTCCTTTGTTTTTCAAACCACGCGACTGTTTAAAGGTCCTTTACGGGAAAATATCGTTTTTGGAAAAAAGAATGTTGATGACGATACCATTTCCCAGGCCATCGATTCCTCACAGTCGAGAGAAATAATTGACAAACTTCCGGATGGACTGGACACGGTAATCGGCTCCAAAGGAACCTATCTATCGGGCGGAGAACAGCAGCGGATTGCCCTTGCCAGAGCCATAGTCAAAGATGCCCCCATCGTGCTTTTGGATGAAGCCACTGCTTTTGCAGATCCGGAAAACGAGCACCTCATCCAGAAGGCTCTGAAAGAGCTTAGCCGGGGAAAGACGACACTGATGATTGCCCATCGGCTTACTACCGTACAACATGTCGACCGGATTCTGGTGATTGAGCGTGGAAGGATCGCGGAGGAAGGCTCTCACCAACAGCTGCTGGATAACGGCGGGATCTATAAGACCATGTGGGATGAATATCAAAGGTCCGTTGCCTGGAAAATCGCAGCCAAAGAGACTGTGGGGATAGGAGAATAA
- a CDS encoding ABC transporter ATP-binding protein, producing the protein MISFFQKTYAMSEKGAKDLRGAIIWTIVMDLSFMFPVVLGFKFLDEYLGVLLYASDSRGSSILSYVVMALILFFVMLIITYFQYDSAYTRIYEESARRRISLAETLRKLPLAFFGKKDVADLSSTIMEDATQIEQLFSHTVPQLYAAIVTMIIMGVMLFLYNWQLALAVFWVVPVAALVFYLSRKFQSRSHVLLYNLKRGISDSIQEGLDAIHEIKSYNREEARSLVINEELDNYEETLIKSELLTGALINVSYAILKLGLPSVILAGAYLVSTGTISIFTYLVFLVVAARIYNPIMEALNNFAALIYLNVRIDRMKEMDHMPRQEGRTAFQPKNYDIEFSNVDFSYQDDMQTLKHVSFTAKQGEVTALVGPSGGGKSTVAKLSARFWDINNGRITLGGEDISLIDPETLLENFSIVFQDVTLFNASVMDNIRLGKKEASDKEILQAAHLAQCDDFVRRLPQGYGTLIGENGEKLSGGERQRISIARAILKDAPIILLDEATASLDAENESKIQSALSELIKNKTVLIIAHRMRTVSGADKIVVIKNGSIAETGAPWELEKQQGIFSSMVKAQYQNN; encoded by the coding sequence ATGATCAGTTTTTTTCAGAAGACATACGCGATGTCCGAGAAGGGCGCGAAAGATCTTCGCGGCGCGATTATCTGGACCATTGTAATGGATCTCAGCTTTATGTTCCCGGTGGTCCTTGGGTTTAAATTCTTGGATGAATACCTGGGCGTTCTTTTATATGCTTCAGACAGCCGGGGCAGCAGCATCCTCTCTTATGTTGTTATGGCCCTCATATTGTTTTTCGTGATGCTTATCATTACCTATTTCCAATACGATTCGGCCTACACCAGAATCTATGAAGAAAGCGCTCGTCGGCGAATCAGCCTGGCGGAAACCCTGCGGAAATTACCTCTGGCTTTTTTCGGAAAAAAGGATGTCGCCGATCTAAGTTCCACCATAATGGAAGATGCCACACAGATAGAGCAGCTTTTTTCTCATACCGTTCCTCAGCTCTATGCCGCAATTGTCACCATGATCATTATGGGGGTGATGCTGTTTCTTTACAACTGGCAGCTCGCTCTTGCCGTATTCTGGGTGGTCCCTGTTGCCGCCTTGGTTTTTTATCTTTCGAGAAAATTCCAAAGCAGATCGCATGTGCTGTTGTATAACTTGAAGAGAGGTATCTCCGATAGTATTCAGGAGGGGCTGGACGCCATCCATGAAATAAAATCCTATAACAGAGAAGAGGCCCGTTCTCTTGTCATTAATGAGGAATTGGACAATTACGAAGAAACATTGATAAAATCGGAGCTTTTGACAGGCGCTCTTATCAACGTTTCGTATGCAATATTGAAGCTTGGCCTTCCCAGTGTCATCCTGGCCGGCGCGTATCTCGTATCAACCGGGACGATAAGCATCTTTACCTATCTTGTTTTTCTTGTTGTTGCGGCACGGATCTATAACCCGATTATGGAGGCCCTGAACAATTTTGCGGCACTGATATATCTAAATGTGCGTATAGACCGAATGAAAGAGATGGATCATATGCCCCGGCAGGAAGGTCGTACCGCATTCCAGCCGAAGAATTATGATATCGAATTCAGCAATGTCGACTTCTCCTACCAGGATGATATGCAGACCTTGAAACATGTCTCCTTTACTGCAAAGCAGGGCGAAGTAACGGCGCTTGTCGGTCCCTCCGGCGGAGGGAAAAGTACCGTTGCCAAGCTATCTGCGCGCTTCTGGGATATTAACAATGGTCGCATAACCCTGGGAGGTGAGGATATTTCCCTCATTGACCCTGAAACCCTTCTGGAGAATTTTTCAATCGTCTTTCAGGATGTGACCCTGTTTAATGCAAGTGTCATGGATAACATACGCCTTGGAAAAAAAGAGGCTAGTGATAAAGAAATCTTACAGGCTGCACACTTGGCTCAATGCGACGACTTTGTCCGCAGGCTTCCGCAAGGATATGGCACCTTGATCGGAGAAAACGGGGAAAAATTGTCCGGAGGCGAACGGCAGCGCATATCCATAGCCCGGGCCATACTGAAAGATGCGCCGATTATCCTGCTGGACGAGGCCACGGCATCACTGGATGCGGAGAATGAGAGCAAAATTCAGAGTGCGCTGAGCGAACTTATAAAAAACAAAACGGTTTTGATTATCGCCCATCGCATGAGGACCGTTTCCGGGGCAGACAAGATTGTTGTCATTAAGAACGGATCTATAGCCGAAACAGGCGCACCGTGGGAATTGGAGAAGCAGCAGGGGATTTTTTCATCAATGGTAAAAGCACAATATCAGAATAATTAG
- a CDS encoding fructose bisphosphate aldolase, with protein MNKKQLEVMKNGKGFIAALDQSGGSTPKALAAYGIESDEYSSEAQMFDLVHQMRTRIIKSPAFTKDHILGAILFERTMDSLVDDMYTADFLWDRKGIVPFLKVDKGLAELQDGVQVMKPIPNLDDVLSRAVKRNIFGTKMRSVIKEANETGIKRIVDQQFEIGMKIVGYGLIPILEPEVDIHCPEKKRCEQIMREAISSRLRQIDETVRLMFKLTIPDESNFYAPLMNDPRVVRVVALSGGYTRKEANNKLAQNSGLIASFSRALAEGLSARQSDQEFDTVLGSSIESIYKASIA; from the coding sequence ATGAATAAAAAACAGTTGGAAGTCATGAAAAACGGCAAGGGATTTATCGCCGCCCTTGATCAAAGTGGAGGGAGCACCCCCAAGGCTTTGGCTGCCTACGGAATAGAAAGCGATGAGTATTCATCGGAAGCACAAATGTTCGATCTGGTACATCAAATGCGTACGCGTATAATAAAAAGCCCGGCCTTCACAAAAGACCATATCCTGGGTGCAATCCTTTTCGAACGGACAATGGATAGTCTTGTCGATGATATGTATACGGCCGATTTTCTCTGGGACAGAAAAGGTATAGTGCCCTTTCTAAAGGTCGACAAGGGACTTGCAGAGTTGCAGGACGGCGTCCAGGTCATGAAACCGATTCCCAATCTCGATGATGTCTTGTCTCGGGCTGTAAAGCGAAATATCTTCGGTACAAAAATGCGTTCGGTAATAAAGGAAGCAAACGAGACGGGAATAAAACGGATCGTTGATCAGCAGTTTGAGATTGGAATGAAGATAGTCGGCTACGGGCTTATCCCGATTCTTGAGCCTGAGGTGGATATCCACTGCCCCGAAAAAAAACGCTGCGAACAAATAATGAGGGAAGCAATTAGTTCCCGCCTGCGGCAAATAGATGAAACGGTACGCCTGATGTTCAAGCTTACCATTCCGGATGAAAGCAACTTTTATGCCCCATTAATGAACGATCCCCGCGTTGTCCGGGTCGTTGCGCTTTCGGGCGGGTATACCCGGAAAGAGGCCAACAATAAACTGGCCCAGAATTCCGGTTTAATTGCAAGTTTCTCCCGGGCATTAGCCGAGGGATTGTCTGCCCGGCAAAGTGATCAGGAATTTGATACGGTTCTCGGAAGCTCCATAGAGTCCATTTACAAGGCTTCGATAGCATAA
- the rpsD gene encoding 30S ribosomal protein S4, with protein sequence MPQKKPPRGKIVRRLGVNLFGNPKYDKILKKKTNGPGKSPKNRRGRKISDYGMQLLEKQKVRYCYGLSEKQFRTTFFEAKRKQGVTDEIFIQLLESRLDNSIYRLGWAVSREQARQMVSHKHFKVNGQSTNIPSTRLKPGDQIAVRDKKNIQSIIRERIVSSGTARTPWLSVDNDKLLATYDAHPSLEAATPVGDLQAIIEFYSK encoded by the coding sequence ATGCCGCAAAAAAAGCCGCCAAGAGGAAAAATAGTCAGAAGGCTGGGGGTCAATCTCTTTGGAAACCCCAAGTACGACAAGATACTCAAAAAAAAAACCAATGGACCGGGAAAATCTCCGAAAAACAGGAGAGGAAGGAAGATATCGGATTATGGTATGCAGCTTCTTGAGAAACAGAAGGTCCGATACTGTTACGGCCTCTCCGAAAAACAGTTCCGTACCACCTTTTTTGAAGCAAAAAGAAAGCAGGGCGTCACCGATGAGATTTTTATCCAGTTACTCGAATCGCGTCTGGATAATAGTATCTATCGTCTCGGCTGGGCCGTATCGAGAGAGCAAGCCAGGCAGATGGTGAGCCACAAGCACTTCAAGGTAAACGGACAATCGACGAATATTCCGTCGACACGCCTGAAGCCTGGAGATCAAATTGCTGTGCGGGATAAGAAAAATATCCAGTCGATCATACGAGAAAGGATTGTAAGCTCGGGAACGGCAAGAACACCATGGCTAAGTGTGGATAATGACAAGCTGCTTGCTACATATGATGCACATCCGTCGCTTGAAGCGGCAACGCCCGTGGGAGATCTCCAGGCAATTATCGAGTTCTATTCTAAGTAA
- a CDS encoding MarR family winged helix-turn-helix transcriptional regulator — MDVLIENFMCLIEKIAATSKCAQRFDTDIEIYRSEIHVIKLLGDYSALHVSEIARKFGVTRGAASQILKRLEKKGLVRKYPDESNNTKILVSLTDKGHTAYHSHEEYHRRHDGEFFTFLEGLNTHDLKVIGSFVEKIDKMMGKHV, encoded by the coding sequence ATGGATGTACTGATTGAAAATTTCATGTGCCTTATAGAAAAGATTGCCGCTACCAGCAAGTGTGCCCAGCGATTTGATACGGATATTGAAATATACCGTAGCGAGATTCATGTTATAAAGCTTCTTGGTGATTATTCGGCTTTGCATGTGTCGGAAATCGCAAGGAAATTTGGGGTTACAAGGGGGGCTGCTTCACAGATTCTGAAGCGTCTCGAAAAAAAAGGATTAGTGAGAAAGTATCCTGACGAAAGCAACAACACCAAGATACTGGTTTCTCTTACCGATAAGGGACATACAGCCTACCACAGTCATGAAGAGTACCACAGACGGCATGATGGTGAATTCTTCACCTTTCTGGAAGGTCTGAATACGCATGATCTGAAAGTCATAGGGTCCTTTGTAGAGAAAATCGACAAAATGATGGGGAAACATGTTTAG
- a CDS encoding ABC transporter ATP-binding protein, translated as MININNLTVEVEGARVLRNINLDIPEGEVHLLLGPNGSGKTSLMMTITGYPQYKIVEGNISMMGKDLADLDITDRARLGIGMAEQRPPSIDGVKLRMLLDYLLADHPERRNDIRKLIATTNMESFLDRNINEGLSGGEIKRSEILLLISRQPLFAMLDEPDSGVDIDGLELLSSMINTLFSPMRDIPAKRRTGLIITHSNRMAEYIHVDKTHVMLGGELICSGNPQIIMNKIVTSGFGSCVECKRNESIS; from the coding sequence ATGATTAATATCAACAACCTGACGGTCGAAGTCGAGGGGGCGCGGGTTCTTCGCAACATTAATCTCGATATACCTGAAGGTGAAGTCCATCTATTACTGGGGCCCAACGGAAGTGGGAAAACTTCCCTGATGATGACCATTACCGGCTATCCCCAGTACAAAATTGTAGAAGGTAATATTTCCATGATGGGAAAGGATTTGGCTGATCTTGATATAACGGATCGAGCTCGACTCGGTATCGGTATGGCCGAACAACGGCCTCCGTCAATCGACGGGGTTAAACTGAGAATGCTGCTTGATTATCTCTTGGCGGATCATCCGGAAAGAAGAAACGATATACGTAAATTGATTGCAACGACGAATATGGAATCTTTTCTGGACCGAAATATCAATGAGGGGCTCTCCGGAGGAGAAATAAAGAGATCGGAAATCCTCCTTCTCATAAGCAGACAGCCTCTTTTTGCAATGCTTGATGAACCTGATTCGGGTGTTGATATCGATGGTCTGGAGCTTCTGAGTTCAATGATAAACACCTTGTTCTCACCGATGCGTGATATTCCTGCAAAGCGCAGAACCGGATTGATCATAACCCACTCGAACCGAATGGCAGAGTATATTCATGTGGATAAGACTCATGTGATGCTTGGTGGGGAGCTTATCTGCTCCGGAAATCCGCAGATCATTATGAACAAAATCGTTACATCGGGATTTGGATCCTGTGTGGAGTGTAAAAGAAATGAAAGCATCTCATAA
- a CDS encoding SufD family Fe-S cluster assembly protein, producing MKASHNRIEGQLQALEPEDREALSEVAVTSAEENRSGTFVLKDASPVCSCSYVDGIELLPIADALETYDWLRERYYWGLIPEETSPLSQNKTFSEKPLGYFLRVKEGEKAKLPSQAALYMTGSLGRQLLHNVVILEEGAELELITGCVSNPFMKGGEHIAVSETYVGKHAKLINTMIHSWSPNVRVMPHSATIVDTGGSYVSNYISLRPAGIMESNPVTYLKGAGASAKYFSIILGSEASMITLGGDVYLNAKGTSAEIAHRAVCTGGKIIQKGLLIGNDECHAHVDCAGMLITPGSDGYIESIPGLRSHHEEAHMSHEASIGKIAPQQVQYLMAHGLEEREAISMIVRGFLDVDIHGLGPELDRRISEIAELAGHGE from the coding sequence ATGAAAGCATCTCATAATAGAATCGAAGGGCAGCTTCAGGCCCTCGAACCTGAAGACAGAGAGGCTCTTTCGGAAGTAGCCGTAACAAGTGCAGAAGAGAATAGATCCGGGACATTTGTGTTGAAAGATGCCTCTCCTGTCTGTTCATGTTCCTACGTGGATGGAATTGAGCTCTTGCCGATAGCCGATGCACTGGAGACCTACGACTGGCTGCGGGAAAGGTACTATTGGGGGCTGATCCCTGAGGAAACGAGTCCCCTTTCCCAAAACAAGACCTTCTCTGAGAAACCGCTCGGCTATTTTCTCAGAGTCAAGGAGGGAGAAAAGGCCAAACTTCCTTCGCAGGCGGCCCTCTATATGACCGGATCTCTTGGCAGGCAGCTGCTTCATAATGTGGTGATCCTTGAAGAGGGTGCCGAGCTTGAACTCATCACCGGTTGTGTATCAAACCCTTTCATGAAAGGGGGAGAGCATATCGCGGTGAGTGAGACATACGTCGGCAAACATGCCAAGCTGATCAATACCATGATCCATAGCTGGAGCCCCAATGTTCGGGTGATGCCTCATTCCGCGACCATTGTGGATACCGGCGGAAGCTATGTGAGCAACTATATATCGCTTCGTCCTGCGGGGATCATGGAATCCAATCCCGTAACATATCTGAAAGGAGCGGGGGCATCAGCGAAGTATTTCAGCATCATTCTTGGCTCTGAGGCTTCCATGATTACCTTAGGGGGAGATGTGTATCTCAATGCGAAGGGCACAAGCGCAGAGATAGCCCATCGTGCGGTTTGCACGGGGGGGAAGATCATACAAAAGGGCTTGCTTATCGGAAATGACGAATGCCATGCCCATGTAGATTGTGCCGGGATGCTGATTACCCCCGGATCAGACGGCTATATCGAATCCATTCCCGGTTTGCGCTCTCATCATGAAGAGGCCCATATGAGCCATGAGGCGAGCATAGGAAAAATCGCTCCCCAACAGGTACAATACTTGATGGCCCACGGACTGGAGGAAAGGGAAGCTATTTCGATGATCGTTCGGGGCTTTCTTGATGTGGATATTCACGGACTCGGTCCCGAGCTGGACAGAAGGATTTCCGAGATCGCCGAGCTTGCGGGCCATGGCGAGTAA
- a CDS encoding riboflavin synthase — MFTGLIREIGTVTWCVRIGAGCSGLRYRVDCPGIVTSLEPGASIAVNGVCQTVYALSCSSFEAEAVASTMQKSTIGMLKPNQKVNLEPALRAGDPLGGHILQGHVQNRGRLLSLRSKGRTRILCVETPTGPGTGIIGEGSVGIDGISLTVSLCRADRFEVNIIPETWESTTLKYRKAGDLLNIEGDLLLRGLETAPVLSRDRLEAWGY; from the coding sequence GTGTTTACGGGATTGATTCGGGAAATCGGTACCGTCACATGGTGTGTGAGGATCGGCGCGGGCTGTTCGGGTCTGAGGTACCGGGTGGATTGCCCCGGCATCGTCACGTCGCTCGAACCAGGCGCTTCTATTGCGGTGAATGGTGTGTGCCAGACGGTTTATGCTCTTTCCTGTTCAAGTTTCGAAGCCGAGGCAGTGGCGTCAACGATGCAGAAATCTACGATAGGAATGTTGAAGCCGAACCAGAAAGTTAACCTCGAGCCTGCACTAAGGGCGGGGGATCCCCTTGGCGGACACATCCTTCAAGGCCATGTTCAGAATAGGGGAAGGCTCCTTTCCCTGCGCAGCAAAGGAAGAACCAGGATTTTGTGTGTTGAGACTCCCACAGGTCCTGGGACCGGAATCATCGGTGAGGGGTCGGTTGGGATCGATGGAATCAGTTTGACCGTTTCGCTATGCCGTGCCGACAGGTTTGAAGTAAACATCATTCCAGAAACCTGGGAGTCGACGACACTGAAGTACAGAAAAGCCGGGGACCTTCTCAATATTGAGGGTGATCTCCTTCTTCGCGGATTGGAAACTGCTCCGGTTTTGAGCAGAGACAGATTGGAAGCATGGGGGTATTAG
- the ribB gene encoding 3,4-dihydroxy-2-butanone-4-phosphate synthase, which translates to MNIIDVDEAVRRLAAGEMIIVTDDHSRENEGDIVVLADKVGTRHVDFMTRHARGLICMAISHGIARRLELKPMTEANTSLHGTAFTLSVDAANGGTGISVSDRTETIRLLAAEESRPSDFGRPGHIFPIVAKEAGLFEREGHTEAAVALARLCGAVEAAAICEVCSDRTDDMASGAELQAFAEKHGLGILSIAELKAYLLRPSNGYDGLKHEILKGVKA; encoded by the coding sequence ATGAATATAATCGATGTAGATGAGGCTGTCAGAAGGCTGGCAGCCGGGGAAATGATCATAGTTACGGATGACCATAGCCGTGAGAACGAGGGAGATATCGTTGTACTTGCCGATAAAGTCGGGACCAGGCATGTCGATTTTATGACACGTCATGCCAGAGGCTTGATATGCATGGCAATCAGCCACGGCATTGCTCGGCGTTTGGAGCTCAAGCCCATGACCGAGGCGAACACCAGCCTTCACGGGACGGCTTTTACCCTGTCTGTCGATGCGGCAAACGGTGGGACCGGAATTTCTGTCTCCGACAGAACCGAAACGATTAGACTTCTGGCAGCGGAGGAGAGTCGTCCTTCCGATTTTGGACGACCCGGACATATCTTTCCGATCGTAGCGAAGGAAGCAGGCCTGTTTGAACGGGAGGGGCATACCGAAGCGGCGGTGGCTTTGGCCCGGCTTTGCGGGGCCGTCGAGGCAGCGGCAATCTGTGAGGTCTGTAGCGACCGCACGGACGATATGGCTTCAGGAGCCGAGCTTCAGGCCTTCGCCGAAAAGCATGGCCTCGGAATATTGTCGATTGCCGAACTAAAGGCATATCTGTTACGGCCGTCAAACGGATACGACGGGTTAAAGCATGAGATTCTAAAAGGAGTAAAAGCATGA
- the ribH gene encoding 6,7-dimethyl-8-ribityllumazine synthase, translated as MTISSSLNATDLKIALVLGRFNSLITDQLEKGARDALVRHGADENEIVSVWVPGAFEIPLVASKLAASGRFDTVICLGAVIRGATTHYDLVAAETAKGIAKVSMETGVPVIFGVLTTESIEQALERAGTKAGNHGFNAAVSAIEMANVIKEVSAL; from the coding sequence ATGACGATATCTTCTTCTTTAAACGCAACTGATCTTAAGATTGCTCTGGTTTTAGGCAGATTCAATTCGCTGATTACCGATCAGCTTGAAAAAGGGGCAAGAGATGCTCTTGTCAGGCATGGTGCCGACGAAAACGAAATAGTATCCGTATGGGTTCCCGGGGCCTTTGAGATTCCCCTTGTTGCTTCAAAACTTGCTGCAAGCGGCAGGTTCGACACGGTTATCTGTCTCGGGGCGGTGATAAGGGGTGCTACCACACACTACGATCTTGTCGCCGCCGAGACCGCGAAGGGGATTGCGAAGGTTTCGATGGAGACCGGGGTTCCGGTGATCTTCGGAGTACTTACCACCGAGAGCATTGAGCAGGCTCTTGAACGGGCAGGGACAAAGGCCGGGAACCATGGATTCAATGCAGCGGTTTCGGCCATAGAGATGGCGAATGTGATAAAAGAAGTATCTGCTCTGTAG
- a CDS encoding pyridoxamine 5'-phosphate oxidase family protein — protein sequence MAKLTQEVLTAIEKTKPTCIATASSDGIPNLIYVTYVKAAGDDMLVVADNKFNKTRKNLDSNPHMSVAVLDPDTMKSYQIKCTAECVTEGERYDSVVKWVHVKHPQLTPKAAFYLTVDEVYSGADRIA from the coding sequence ATGGCTAAACTTACACAGGAAGTACTGACTGCGATTGAAAAGACGAAACCTACATGCATAGCTACTGCAAGTTCCGACGGTATCCCCAACCTGATCTATGTAACATACGTGAAGGCGGCCGGCGATGATATGCTTGTCGTTGCCGATAATAAGTTTAACAAAACAAGGAAGAATCTCGACAGCAATCCACACATGAGTGTGGCCGTTCTTGATCCCGATACCATGAAATCCTATCAGATAAAATGTACGGCGGAATGCGTGACCGAAGGCGAGCGGTATGACTCTGTTGTGAAATGGGTACATGTAAAGCATCCGCAACTTACGCCGAAAGCCGCCTTTTATCTTACGGTTGATGAGGTGTACTCGGGGGCTGATCGGATAGCCTAA